The following proteins are encoded in a genomic region of Zea mays cultivar B73 chromosome 9, Zm-B73-REFERENCE-NAM-5.0, whole genome shotgun sequence:
- the LOC100101549 gene encoding RTCS-like 1 yields the protein MTGFGSPCGACKFLRRRCARGCVFAPYFCDEQGAAHFAAIHKVFGASNASKLLAHLPLADRPEAAATISYEAQARLRDPTYGCVAHIFALQQQVMALQTQLASLTVTAQGQQRVHDVDDAKGYVGTAAAGQLGCSSNGSVAPATYGNVGHESLTALLRSESDYLQQSPCHAFEHAGADDKDDDGRQGNTFDFEAAADSSSFGAEESGWRSLSGYRDCEDLQSVAYAYLNHLS from the exons ATGACGGGGTTCGGGTCACCGTGCGGAGCGTGCAAGTTCCTGCGGCGCAGGTGCGCGCGCGGCTGCGTCTTCGCGCCCTACTTCTGCGACGAGCAGGGCGCGGCGCACTTCGCCGCCATCCACAAGGTGTTCGGCGCCAGCAACGCGTCCAAGCTGCTCGCGCACCTGCCGCTCGCCGACCGCCCGGAggccgccgccaccatctcctacGAGGCGCAGGCGAGGCTGCGCGACCCCACCTACGGCTGCGTCGCCCACATCTTCGCGCTCCAGCAGCAG GTGATGGCCCTGCAGACGCAGCTGGCGTCGCTCACGGTCACGGCGCAGGGGCAGCAGCGCGTGCACGACGTCGACGACGCCAAGGGCTACGTGGGCACCGCCGCCGCGGGGCAGCTAGGGTGCAGCAGCAATGGAAGCGTCGCGCCGGCCACGTACGGCAATGTCGGGCACGAGTCCCTGACCGCGCTGCTGAGGTCGGAGTCGGACTACTTGCAGCAGTCGCCGTGCCACGCGTTCGAGCACGCCGGCGCGGACGACAAGGACGACGACGGCCGGCAGGGGAACACCTTCGACTTCGAGGCAGCGGCCGACTCCTCGTCGTTCGGGGCGGAGGAGAGCGGGTGGAGGTCGTTGTCAGGGTACCGAGACTGCGAGGACCTGCAGAGCGTGGCTTATGCTTACCTGAACCATCTCTCTTAA